A window of the Capricornis sumatraensis isolate serow.1 unplaced genomic scaffold, serow.2 scaffold50, whole genome shotgun sequence genome harbors these coding sequences:
- the LOC138072470 gene encoding collagen alpha-1(III) chain-like — translation MPDRATHPRAREGRSAPPPPRGRHEGEGGGVGCGGRRAAGATLLSLLLHPARPGPGHTGDGRRAPSASVHPPAPERGGGGRAARTRRPARGGARPGTPVPRSGERTGAGAPPRPARDGGGSGGDETGDGSGPRRAREARHAGARPRGAADGEGTEADGQTERGTDGMRPRGADTARPAAEVGVAARHREGNGPKRPGGGDASRPPGPAVGSHRHRPSRHRGGPAAPPGDDRLAPPPSRGSRPPPPPPPEPQPARGEHSPAAHRRPPHGPDTRGAPRPAPLAQGSEGTAPPGVATSPAEAGGRHPREARRGRLGPRRGDGNAGGRTRRTRRGEAGGGGEGPASTHGRGRGTGTWAPSGNRRKRTGHAAGPPGTPARDPTATRTRGRSRDAWGAGRPRPSPECGPRPGPAARAGEPSTRLPPSTRDRSVSHLSLTPEARHPGDNALERGGPDRDRTPPPAAARGARAGATGSPSPPAAGPGRPRPTGRRAPTQPPPSPRARTTGGRPHAHGPPPAGQRATHGTHTPPWRGPEGDTGLRETTPPLGLRHLRDDLERSRGTTEGHTRHAHTPAWGAQRGVGGGTALPATGRAARRAHAEKAKREQSAVSEDQRPPLTPRGKGDRRSGPEATPNPCLPHPP, via the exons ATGCCCGACCGCGCGACGCACCCTCGGGCCCGCGAGGGTCGCagcgcgccgccgccaccgcgcgggaggcacgagggggagggcgggggggtggggtgcggcgggaggagggcggcgggggccaccctcctctccctcctcctccaccccgcccggcccggcccgggccaCACCGGGGACGGCCGACGCGCGCCCTCGGCGTCCGTCCATCCACCCGCCccagagcggggcgggggaggccgggCGGCGAGGACACGGCGACCGGCCCGCGGGGGGGCGAGACCGGGTACCCCCGTCCCGCGCTCGGGCGAGCGCaccggggcgggggcgccccctcgtccagcacgcgacggcggcggcagcggcggcgacgAAACGGGCGACGGATCGGGGCCGCGGCGGGCCCGGGAAGCGAGGCACGCCGGGGCACGGCCCCGGGGAGCAGCAGACGGCGAGGGGACTGaggcggacggacagacggagaggGGCACCGACGGGATGCGGCCACGCGGGGCCGACACCGCGCGACCggcggcggaggtgggggtggccgcACGCCACCGCGAGGGGAACGGCCCAAAGCGACCCGGGGGAGGGGACGCGAGTCGGCCGCCGGGGCCCGCCGTGGGATCTCACCGCCACAGGCCCTCCCGGCACAGGGGCGGTCCCGCGGCACCACCCGGGGACGACCGACTGGCGCCCCCACCCTCGCGGGGCTCacgcccaccaccaccgccacccccagagccgcagccggcccggggagaacactctcccgccgcacaccggcggcccccccacggccctgacacgcgcggggccccccgccccgcccccctcgctCAGGGCTCCGAGGGCACTGCTCCGCCCGGGGTCGCCACCAGCCCGGCGGAGGCCGGGGGACGACACCCACGTGAGGCGAGGCGAGGCCGGCTCGGGCCCAGACGAGGGGACGGGAACGCGGGCGGTCGCACGCGCCGGACGAGGAGAGgcgaggccggcggcggcggggaggggccggcgaGCACGCACGGCAGGGGCCGCGGGACAGGGACGTGGGCGCCGTCCGGGAACCGGAGGAAAAGGACCGGGCACGCGGCCGGGCCCCCAGGAACACCAGCGCGGGATCCCACCGCCACCCGCACGCGAGGGCGGTCCCGCGACGCCTGGGGCGCCGGCCGGCCCCGGCCATCCCCGGAGTGTGGCCCACGacccggccccgccgccagggCCGGCGAGCCGTCCACCCGTCTTCCGCCATCCACACGCGACAGATCCGTCTCCCATCTGAGTCTGACCCCCGAGGCTCGACATCCCGGGGACAACGCTCTCGAGCGAGGCGGCCCAGACCGTGACCGCACGCCGCCACCAGCTGCGGCTCGGGGGGCGAGGGCGGGCGCGACgggctccccctcaccaccagctgcggggccggggaggccgAGGCCGACCGGGCGTCGCGCCCCGACACAgccccccccttcccccagggctcgcaccacggggggccggccgcacgcacacggccccccacctgccggac AGAGAGCCACTCACGGGACACACACGCCACCGTGGCGGGGACCCGAGGGGGACACCGGGTTAAGGGAAACGACACCACCACTCGGCCTCAGGCACCTGAGGGACGACCTGGAGCGCTCCAGGGGCACCACCGAGGGTCACACGAGGCACGCTCACACACCCGCGTGGGGTGCGCAGCGCGGCGTCGGCGGCGGCACAGCCCTCCCCGCCACAGGGAGGGCCGCTCGCCGGGCACACGCCGAGAAGGCGAAGCGAGAGCAATCTGCTGTGTCAGAAGACCAACGGCCCCCACTGACGCCCCGAGGCAAAGGAGACCGAAGATCAGGGCCAGAAGCCACAcccaacccctgccttcctcaccctccctga